In the genome of Cryptomeria japonica chromosome 8, Sugi_1.0, whole genome shotgun sequence, one region contains:
- the LOC131035866 gene encoding 26S proteasome regulatory subunit 6B homolog: MAASAMVLEPKSVAEGPSSPRRWVQGSKPSETMEEEDVYSKMKSLERQLEFIDIQEEYVKEEQKNLKRELLRAQEEVKRIQSVPLVIGQFMEMVDQNNGIVGSTTGSNYYVRILSTINREVLKASASVALHRHSNALVDVLPPEADSSISLLSQSEKPDVTYSDIGGCDIQKQEIREAVELPLTHHDLYKQIGIDPPRGVLLYGPPGTGKTMLAKAVAHHTTAAFIRVVGSEFVQKYLGEGPRMVRDVFRLAKENAPAIIFIDEVDAIATARFDAQTGADREVQRILMELLNQMDGFDQTVNVKVIMATNRADTLDPALLRPGRLDRKIEFPLPDRRQKRLVFQVCTAKMNLSDEVDLEDYVSRPDKISAAEIAAICQEAGMHAVRKNRYVILPKDFEKGYRANVKKPDTEFEFYK; this comes from the exons ATGGCTGCATCAGCCATGGTACTGGAGCCCAAATCGGTGGCGGAGGGACCATCGAGCCCTCGGCGGTGGGTGCAGGGTTCGAAACCTTCAGAGACCATGGAGGAGGAGGACGTGTACAGCAAGATGAAATCCCTGGAGAGACAGTTGGAGTTTATCGACATACAGGAGGAGTATGTGAAGGAAGAACAGAAGAATCTCAAGAGGGAGCTTCTGAGAGCGCAGGAGGAAGTGAAGCGGATACAGTCTGTGCCTCTGGTGATTGGGCAGTTTATGGAGATGGTAGACCAGAATAACGGCATAGTGGGCTCCACAACGGGCTCCAACTATTATGTTCGAATCCTGAGCACTATTAACAGGGAGGTTCTTAAGGCCTCCGCCTCTGTCGCTCTGCACAGGCACTCCAATGCTCTCGTTGACGTACTGCCGCCCGAGGCTGACTCCTCCATTTCGCTTCTCTCGCAGTCCGAGAAGCCCGATGTGACTTATTCTGATATCGGTGGATGCGACATTCAGAAGCAGGAGATCCGCGAGGCGGTGGAGTTGCCGCTAACACACCATGATCTTTATAAACAGATCGGCATTGATCCTCCCCGCGGCGTGCTGCTCTACGGACCCCCAGGCACTGGCAAGACCATGTTGGCCAAGGCCGTTGCTCACCACACCACCGCTGCCTTCATTCGCGTTGTTGGCTCGGAGTTCGTGCAGAAGTACCTTGGAGAG GGACCAAGGATGGTTCGTGATGTCTTTCGTCTAGCGAAAGAAAATGCACCTGCTATAATTTTCATTGATGAGGTAGATGCAATTGCAACAGCAAGGTTTGATGCACAAACTGGGGCTGATAGGGAAGTTCAGAGAATTTTGATGGAGCTCTTGAATCAG ATGGACGGATTTGATCAAacagtgaatgtgaaagtgattatggcAACAAATCGAGCAGATACGTTAGATCCTGCACTTCTTCGTCCAGGCAGGCTTGATAGAAAAATTGAATTCCCTCTGCCTGACAGGAGGCAGAAACGTCTTGTTTTCCAG GTTTGCACAGCAAAAATGAATCTTAGTGATGAAGTTGACCTTGAAGACTATGTGTCTCGGCCTGACAAAATTAGTGCTGCAGAG ATAGCTGCCATATGCCAAGAAGCTGGTATGCATGCAGTTAGGAAAAATCGTTATGTAATTCTTCCTAAGGATTTTGAGAAGGGCTATAGAGCTAATGTGAAGAAACCTGACACAGAATTTGAGTTTTACAAGTAG